One genomic window of Undibacterium cyanobacteriorum includes the following:
- the flgE gene encoding flagellar hook protein FlgE, with protein sequence MGFQQGLSGLNAASKSLDVIGNNISNANTVGFKMAQAQFADVFANSLSGAGTSGVGIGTKVQTVQQLFTQGNISSTNNPLDIAINGAGFFRMSTNGAITYSRNGQFSLDKNGNIVNAQGANLTGYLADTNGVLATGAAVPLTINTSDIAPKETDTVNALLNLDSRSLVPGTQVPVAIPPVIIPVAFSLTDPLSYNNATSVAVFDSLGNSHVLQTFFVRVDSATRPLPPAPSTVTSQWDVFSAVDGVLIAGTAGGTAPANAVATIGFDNLGKLVDVTPAFAATDPRAFAVAVPVSSGAVTPISTPTIKYDLTGTTQYGAAFSVNAIKQDGYTSGKLSKFNTSKDGTIVGSYTNGKTAVLGQIVMANFVNSNGLQSLGDNQWTETATSGPALVAPPGSGSLGVLTSNATEDSNTDLTGELVNMITAQRVYQANAQTIKTQDQILQTLVNLR encoded by the coding sequence ATGGGTTTTCAACAAGGTCTTAGTGGTTTAAATGCAGCCTCTAAATCGCTCGACGTAATCGGAAATAATATTTCGAATGCGAATACAGTGGGCTTTAAGATGGCGCAAGCGCAATTTGCAGACGTATTCGCAAATTCTTTGAGTGGCGCAGGTACCAGTGGCGTTGGTATTGGTACCAAGGTGCAAACGGTTCAACAACTTTTTACCCAAGGGAATATTAGTTCCACCAACAATCCTTTGGATATCGCAATTAATGGCGCCGGCTTCTTCCGAATGTCCACCAATGGTGCGATTACGTATAGCCGAAACGGGCAGTTTTCTCTCGATAAGAACGGTAATATTGTCAACGCTCAAGGTGCGAATCTGACGGGGTATTTGGCAGATACAAACGGCGTGTTAGCAACTGGAGCTGCGGTTCCTTTGACGATTAACACTTCCGACATCGCGCCGAAGGAAACTGATACGGTTAACGCGCTGTTGAATTTGGATTCACGTTCATTGGTTCCTGGAACTCAAGTCCCAGTTGCAATACCGCCGGTGATCATTCCGGTCGCCTTTTCTTTGACCGATCCACTCTCCTATAACAATGCAACTTCGGTTGCCGTGTTTGATAGTTTGGGCAACTCTCACGTTTTACAGACCTTCTTTGTGCGGGTTGACTCTGCTACCCGTCCGCTTCCGCCAGCTCCATCCACTGTCACGTCTCAATGGGATGTATTTTCCGCGGTTGATGGTGTGTTGATTGCAGGTACGGCTGGTGGTACAGCTCCAGCGAATGCAGTTGCCACCATCGGTTTTGATAATCTCGGTAAGCTTGTTGATGTAACACCCGCGTTCGCTGCAACCGATCCTAGAGCATTCGCTGTTGCTGTGCCTGTTTCATCTGGTGCGGTCACTCCAATTTCGACACCGACGATCAAATACGACCTGACTGGTACGACTCAATACGGGGCCGCGTTCAGTGTGAATGCGATTAAACAAGACGGCTACACTTCCGGTAAGTTATCGAAGTTTAATACCTCCAAAGATGGCACCATCGTAGGGAGCTACACCAATGGTAAGACGGCGGTCTTAGGTCAAATTGTCATGGCAAACTTTGTGAATTCAAATGGTTTGCAATCATTAGGTGACAATCAATGGACGGAGACAGCAACGTCGGGACCTGCTTTGGTTGCCCCGCCGGGATCGGGTAGTTTGGGGGTGCTCACCTCAAACGCAACGGAAGATTCGAATACGGATTTGACCGGTGAATTGGTCAATATGATCACCGCACAACGTGTTTATCAAGCGAACGCGCAGACGATTAAGACTCAGGATCAGATTTTGCAGACACTGGTGAACTTGCGTTAA
- the flgF gene encoding flagellar basal-body rod protein FlgF, with amino-acid sequence MDRLIYTAMTGAKHLLEQQTTTSHNLANATTNGFKAQLDSFRAVPVISEGLPTRAFVVDATVGTDFSAGGIQQTGRDLDLAIQGKGWLVVQGEDGVEKMTRHGSMKINENGVLQTQNGLQVVGEGGPITIPPEMTIAIAKDGTVSAIPMGSRPNAVQVIGRLKLVNPPENNIVRGDDGLFKTKDGVIPDADPAVNVINGALELSNVNVAEAMVNMINLARQFEMQMKLLTNAENNETKASQILTLS; translated from the coding sequence ATGGATAGGCTGATTTATACCGCCATGACTGGCGCGAAGCATTTGCTGGAGCAGCAGACTACTACATCACATAATCTCGCCAACGCCACCACGAATGGGTTCAAGGCACAGCTTGATTCATTTCGCGCTGTGCCGGTCATTAGCGAGGGATTACCAACCCGTGCCTTCGTGGTCGATGCCACCGTAGGAACCGATTTCTCCGCTGGAGGTATTCAACAAACTGGTCGAGATCTCGATTTGGCGATACAGGGGAAGGGTTGGTTAGTTGTGCAAGGCGAGGATGGCGTCGAGAAAATGACTCGTCATGGCAGTATGAAGATCAACGAAAACGGCGTGCTGCAAACCCAAAACGGATTACAAGTCGTTGGAGAAGGTGGGCCTATCACGATTCCCCCTGAAATGACTATCGCAATCGCGAAAGATGGAACCGTGTCGGCGATTCCAATGGGCAGTCGACCCAATGCAGTCCAAGTGATTGGCCGCTTGAAATTAGTGAATCCGCCTGAGAACAATATTGTCCGTGGTGACGATGGTTTGTTCAAGACCAAGGATGGGGTGATTCCGGATGCAGATCCCGCTGTCAATGTCATCAATGGAGCGCTCGAATTGAGTAACGTGAATGTGGCAGAGGCAATGGTTAATATGATTAATCTTGCTAGACAGTTCGAGATGCAAATGAAGTTGCTGACAAATGCAGAGAATAACGAGACAAAAGCAAGTCAGATCTTGACTTTGAGTTGA
- the flgG gene encoding flagellar basal-body rod protein FlgG, protein MIRSLWVAKTGLDAQQTQMDVITNNLANVSTNGFKRSRAVFEDLLYQTVRQPGAQSSQQTQLPSGLQLGVGVRPVATERIFTQGNLQQTGNNKDVAINGQGFFQVLLPDGTTAYTRDGSLQVDNQGQLVTSSGFVIQPAITIPANAQSITVGRDGTVSVTQPGSVAPVQVGSIQLATFINPAGLQALGENLYVETAASGNPGTNAPGTNGAGLLVQGMVETSNVNVAEELVSMIQTQRAYEINSKAINTSDQMLQRLSQI, encoded by the coding sequence ATGATACGTTCACTATGGGTTGCGAAGACGGGCCTCGACGCACAACAAACACAGATGGATGTGATTACGAATAACCTCGCCAATGTCAGTACGAATGGTTTCAAACGTTCGCGGGCAGTGTTTGAAGATTTGCTCTATCAAACCGTACGTCAACCAGGTGCGCAAAGCTCGCAGCAGACTCAATTACCCTCAGGTTTGCAATTAGGTGTTGGGGTTCGTCCAGTCGCTACTGAACGGATTTTTACCCAAGGCAATCTCCAGCAAACAGGAAATAATAAAGATGTGGCGATTAATGGCCAGGGTTTTTTCCAGGTATTGCTGCCAGATGGGACAACTGCTTATACCCGCGATGGCTCCTTGCAAGTCGATAACCAGGGGCAGTTAGTGACATCCAGTGGTTTCGTCATCCAGCCAGCAATTACGATTCCTGCGAATGCTCAAAGCATCACGGTGGGGCGTGACGGCACGGTGTCGGTGACGCAGCCAGGATCTGTCGCACCAGTGCAAGTTGGTTCGATTCAATTGGCGACATTTATCAATCCGGCCGGCTTGCAAGCGTTGGGTGAAAATCTTTATGTAGAGACTGCTGCTTCCGGTAATCCGGGCACGAATGCTCCAGGAACCAATGGGGCTGGGCTATTGGTGCAAGGGATGGTGGAGACGTCGAATGTCAATGTTGCAGAGGAATTGGTCAGCATGATTCAAACGCAGCGTGCTTATGAAATCAACAGTAAGGCGATTAATACCAGCGATCAAATGCTACAACGCTTATCGCAAATTTGA
- a CDS encoding flagellar basal body L-ring protein FlgH, giving the protein MKTMKTLKKILLASLVVTLSACAVTPTPIVHQTGMVRSQSAKNQKEANGAIFQAASYRPLFEDYKARMVGDVLTIAISENTSAAKAAASSNSKTGGANFSAPTIFGIPSTTTAKASISTSASSKFDEKGAETSSNTFTGTIAVTVVDVLPNGNLLVSGEKQIAFNKGAEFVRFSGVVNPQTITAANTVSSTQVSDARFEYRSTSHVDFAEANSLLTRFFLSFLPF; this is encoded by the coding sequence ATGAAGACCATGAAAACTTTGAAGAAAATTCTTTTAGCCTCATTAGTTGTCACGTTATCGGCCTGTGCAGTGACGCCGACACCCATTGTGCATCAGACTGGAATGGTACGAAGCCAAAGTGCTAAGAACCAGAAAGAAGCCAATGGCGCAATTTTTCAAGCGGCTTCTTATCGTCCTTTGTTCGAAGATTACAAGGCGCGTATGGTGGGCGATGTCTTAACCATTGCTATTAGTGAGAATACTTCTGCAGCAAAGGCCGCGGCTTCCTCCAACAGCAAAACCGGTGGCGCAAATTTCTCGGCGCCGACGATTTTTGGCATTCCTTCGACCACCACCGCCAAGGCCTCAATTTCAACTTCCGCGTCCAGTAAGTTTGATGAAAAGGGCGCCGAAACTTCAAGCAATACGTTCACAGGCACGATTGCAGTCACCGTTGTCGACGTTCTTCCCAATGGTAATTTGTTAGTGAGCGGTGAAAAACAAATCGCGTTCAATAAAGGAGCGGAGTTTGTGCGTTTTTCCGGTGTGGTTAATCCGCAAACGATTACTGCCGCAAACACCGTATCCTCTACTCAAGTTTCGGATGCGCGATTCGAATATCGATCTACGTCTCATGTCGATTTCGCTGAAGCCAATTCTTTGCTGACGCGATTCTTCCTTAGCTTCTTACCGTTCTGA
- a CDS encoding flagellar basal body P-ring protein FlgI, whose translation MIAAVSVLVMMPVHAERIKDLAGVQGVRQNQLMGYGLVVGLDGSGDQTTQTPFTVQSIISMMQQMGVTTPVGTSLQLKNVAAVMVTTSLPPFSQPGQMLDVTVSSMGNAKSLRGGTLLMTPLKGADNQIYAMAQGNVLVGGVGASANGSKAQVNHLSVGRISGGATVERAVPTTLGQGNVIQLELNNSDFSTASLVVEAINKKFGENTAAAMDGRVIQVKAPIPNDQRVAFLGALENLEVTPAKMAAKVILNARTGSIVMNQAVSLENCAVAHGNLSVVVNTENSVSQPNALSDGQTTTTGNSNIQITKEGGQLLMLKAGASLADVVKALNSIGATPQDLLAILQAMKASGALRADLEII comes from the coding sequence ATGATTGCGGCCGTTTCGGTATTGGTGATGATGCCAGTGCACGCTGAGCGGATTAAGGATCTCGCTGGTGTGCAAGGTGTACGTCAAAATCAATTGATGGGATACGGTCTCGTGGTGGGGCTTGATGGAAGCGGTGATCAAACCACGCAAACACCTTTTACTGTACAAAGCATTATTAGCATGATGCAGCAGATGGGCGTAACGACGCCAGTCGGTACCAGCTTGCAATTGAAAAATGTCGCTGCGGTGATGGTGACAACGTCTCTTCCACCATTTTCTCAGCCTGGACAGATGCTCGATGTGACGGTTTCGTCTATGGGAAATGCGAAGAGCTTGCGTGGCGGCACATTGTTAATGACACCGCTCAAGGGTGCCGACAATCAAATTTATGCGATGGCGCAAGGCAATGTGCTGGTCGGAGGGGTAGGTGCTTCGGCTAATGGAAGTAAGGCACAGGTGAATCATTTGAGTGTTGGTCGAATTTCAGGAGGGGCAACCGTTGAACGCGCTGTGCCAACGACACTTGGTCAAGGAAATGTTATTCAACTCGAGTTAAACAACAGTGACTTCTCGACCGCTAGCTTGGTCGTTGAGGCGATTAACAAAAAATTCGGAGAAAACACTGCGGCAGCGATGGATGGAAGGGTGATTCAGGTAAAAGCGCCTATCCCGAACGACCAACGCGTTGCCTTTTTGGGCGCGTTAGAGAACCTCGAAGTGACCCCCGCAAAAATGGCGGCCAAGGTCATTCTTAATGCACGTACTGGTTCAATCGTGATGAATCAAGCAGTCAGTCTGGAGAATTGCGCTGTCGCTCATGGCAATTTGTCGGTCGTGGTGAACACCGAAAATTCGGTGAGTCAACCCAATGCCTTAAGCGACGGTCAAACGACAACGACGGGTAACTCCAATATCCAAATCACGAAAGAAGGCGGACAACTTCTTATGTTGAAGGCGGGAGCTTCACTGGCGGATGTGGTGAAAGCCTTAAATTCCATCGGAGCCACACCACAGGACTTGCTCGCCATTTTGCAAGCGATGAAAGCCTCCGGTGCCTTGCGCGCTGATTTAGAAATCATATGA
- the flgJ gene encoding flagellar assembly peptidoglycan hydrolase FlgJ produces the protein MLGKLTISENAAFDTKSLEGLRRSSRDNSPESIKAAATQFEALFVNMMLKSMRQASGQDGMFDSEQNKMYTSMLDQQLSQKIASRGLGLADVMVRQMTNNAVAEVVQGDASAPQLGGLSGIDQYLHQQKLSIRAANLLENTKPIVSNSNLKHVQAFTEKFASEAQIASAETGIPAKFMLGQAALESGWGRKEIKTIDGSTSHNVFGIKAGANWKGKTVEAVTTEYINGVPQQRVEKFRAYDSYSDAFKDYAKLITNNPRYQKVMESADDPSRFAHALQKAGYATDPFYAQKLNTLIRHSFS, from the coding sequence ATGCTAGGCAAACTGACCATTTCTGAAAACGCTGCATTCGACACCAAATCACTGGAGGGATTGCGTCGCAGTTCGCGGGATAATTCTCCCGAATCGATAAAGGCTGCAGCAACTCAGTTTGAAGCCCTATTTGTTAATATGATGTTGAAGTCGATGCGTCAGGCAAGTGGCCAAGATGGGATGTTCGACAGCGAACAGAACAAGATGTACACATCGATGTTGGATCAACAGCTTTCTCAAAAGATTGCGAGTCGCGGCTTAGGTTTGGCCGATGTGATGGTGCGACAAATGACCAACAACGCAGTCGCAGAGGTCGTGCAAGGCGACGCCTCGGCTCCTCAGCTAGGTGGGTTATCAGGAATTGACCAATATTTGCATCAACAGAAATTAAGTATCCGCGCCGCGAATCTGTTGGAAAATACCAAGCCCATCGTAAGTAACTCCAACTTGAAACACGTGCAAGCTTTTACGGAAAAGTTTGCGTCCGAAGCGCAAATCGCGAGCGCTGAAACCGGGATTCCTGCTAAGTTCATGTTGGGGCAGGCAGCACTTGAAAGCGGCTGGGGAAGAAAGGAAATCAAAACGATTGACGGTTCAACTAGTCATAATGTGTTTGGAATAAAAGCTGGCGCGAATTGGAAGGGTAAGACTGTTGAAGCCGTGACAACTGAGTACATTAACGGCGTGCCACAACAACGCGTTGAGAAATTCCGTGCTTACGATAGCTATAGTGATGCCTTCAAAGATTACGCAAAGCTTATTACCAATAATCCTCGATATCAAAAAGTCATGGAAAGCGCCGATGACCCAAGTCGTTTCGCGCATGCTCTGCAAAAAGCCGGATACGCGACCGATCCGTTTTATGCTCAAAAACTCAATACTCTCATTCGCCATTCCTTTAGCTGA
- the flgK gene encoding flagellar hook-associated protein FlgK, which produces MGTSILGIGQSALAAAQLGIATTGHNIANANTPGYNRQILLQSAAAAQNDGGSFIGQGTKVGEVRRIYNEFVNQQVNATQAAQNYSAAYLGQVQRINNLVADQTAGISPSLQEFFSAMQNLASTPNGTAGAAARQAVLSMGSALTTRIGNLGDQLDQVSEEVNSRITQAVSEINGIAKEISDLNDSIETAESISGGATPNDLLDQRDYAVTQLSKLVNVSVVEQSGKFNIFIGTGQPLVLGSKVSVLQATPALTDSSRMQVSYENNGRLIQLNEQSISGGTLGGIFAFRTNSLDTARNSIGRLAVAIATEFNDQHKLGQDLNGQIGTDFFAVAGPVSTPSSANTGTANIAATFADVGALTLSDYRVQYLAGTVPNPNYFKITRVSDGTVQTSNSLPAVVDGITFNLQSTTVLPAVNDEYLVKPTAGAAATLRVAITDVAKIAAGVPLSTTTPSTNLGTGKITAGTIDSPVASKSNSLTATIGAVTVADSYTTNTLASPLTLTFATGPNALAGFPIGALVSVTSGGVTSNYEVAAAAAPAANPPQVVNVPYTSGATITYSGMCFAIKDNPTAPSAGETFTLAKSTPITATTLTFNSGTNSFSGFPANANVTVKNGNTVTSYVAGSSIPYVEGATVSFNGTSFVMSGIYKNGDVINISNNASGTGDNRNAVLLAGLQTKNTMSSGSTSFQGAYGQFVSLIGNKTHELEVTNTAETKLLDQAVQAQQSESGVNLDEEAANLLRYQQAYQAAGKLMQIASQLFDALLALGR; this is translated from the coding sequence ATGGGTACCAGTATTTTAGGAATTGGGCAAAGTGCGCTGGCTGCAGCCCAGTTAGGGATTGCAACGACGGGGCATAACATCGCCAATGCAAACACCCCCGGATATAACCGACAAATCCTATTGCAGAGTGCCGCAGCCGCTCAAAATGATGGCGGTAGTTTTATCGGACAAGGCACCAAGGTCGGGGAAGTTCGACGGATCTACAATGAGTTTGTCAACCAACAAGTTAATGCGACCCAAGCGGCGCAAAATTATTCTGCAGCCTACTTGGGGCAGGTTCAGCGCATCAATAATTTAGTTGCTGATCAAACTGCCGGTATTTCGCCAAGTTTGCAGGAATTCTTTAGCGCGATGCAAAATTTGGCATCGACCCCAAATGGAACGGCGGGCGCTGCTGCGCGTCAAGCAGTATTGTCGATGGGCTCAGCATTGACGACACGTATTGGTAATTTGGGTGATCAACTAGATCAAGTATCTGAAGAGGTTAACAGTCGCATCACGCAAGCAGTTTCGGAAATTAATGGCATCGCCAAAGAGATATCGGATCTCAACGATTCGATCGAGACCGCTGAGAGCATATCCGGTGGGGCGACTCCGAACGATCTTTTAGATCAGCGTGACTACGCGGTGACTCAACTAAGCAAGTTGGTCAACGTTTCCGTGGTAGAGCAAAGCGGCAAATTCAATATCTTTATCGGAACAGGACAGCCACTCGTCTTGGGAAGCAAAGTGAGTGTGTTGCAAGCGACTCCAGCGCTAACAGATTCCAGTCGGATGCAGGTTTCATACGAAAACAATGGCCGTCTCATTCAATTAAATGAGCAAAGTATCTCTGGAGGGACTTTGGGCGGTATTTTCGCTTTTCGTACCAATTCGCTTGACACTGCACGCAATTCGATTGGTCGACTTGCGGTTGCAATTGCAACGGAATTTAATGACCAACATAAGTTGGGGCAAGACCTAAATGGACAAATCGGAACGGACTTTTTTGCTGTGGCTGGTCCGGTGTCAACCCCAAGCAGTGCGAATACGGGAACGGCGAATATTGCGGCCACGTTTGCCGATGTCGGCGCGCTCACCTTGAGCGACTATCGTGTGCAATATTTGGCTGGAACGGTACCGAATCCAAATTACTTCAAGATTACGCGAGTTAGTGATGGCACGGTTCAGACATCGAACAGCCTTCCTGCGGTTGTGGATGGAATTACCTTTAATCTACAGTCAACTACCGTGTTGCCCGCGGTGAATGATGAATACTTGGTAAAACCAACCGCGGGAGCGGCAGCAACTTTGCGTGTAGCCATTACTGATGTTGCAAAAATCGCGGCGGGTGTTCCATTATCCACGACAACTCCCAGCACGAATTTGGGCACGGGTAAAATCACAGCAGGCACGATTGACAGCCCAGTTGCTTCCAAAAGCAATTCTTTAACGGCGACTATCGGTGCCGTGACAGTAGCGGACTCATATACCACTAACACGCTTGCTTCGCCGTTGACTCTAACCTTTGCGACGGGGCCGAATGCCTTGGCTGGTTTCCCTATTGGTGCTTTGGTTTCAGTGACAAGCGGTGGTGTCACTTCGAACTATGAAGTGGCAGCAGCTGCTGCGCCCGCAGCTAATCCACCTCAAGTGGTTAATGTTCCTTACACCAGTGGTGCGACGATCACATATTCGGGAATGTGTTTTGCGATCAAAGATAATCCAACAGCACCAAGTGCGGGTGAGACCTTCACGCTCGCAAAGTCTACGCCGATTACAGCAACCACTTTGACTTTTAATTCCGGAACCAATTCTTTTTCTGGCTTCCCAGCCAATGCAAACGTCACTGTCAAAAATGGTAACACCGTGACCTCTTATGTAGCGGGATCATCGATTCCTTATGTGGAAGGCGCTACAGTAAGCTTTAACGGTACTAGCTTCGTCATGTCGGGGATTTACAAAAACGGCGATGTCATCAATATTTCGAATAATGCTTCCGGAACGGGTGATAATCGAAACGCTGTGCTGTTAGCAGGCCTACAGACAAAAAATACGATGTCTTCTGGGAGTACTAGTTTTCAAGGAGCCTATGGCCAATTTGTGAGTTTGATTGGTAATAAGACCCATGAGCTCGAAGTCACCAATACGGCAGAAACAAAGCTTCTCGATCAGGCAGTGCAGGCACAGCAGTCAGAATCTGGCGTCAATCTCGACGAAGAAGCAGCCAATTTGCTTCGTTATCAACAAGCATATCAAGCCGCTGGAAAGTTAATGCAAATCGCAAGTCAATTGTTTGACGCTCTCTTGGCTTTAGGTCGCTGA
- the flgL gene encoding flagellar hook-associated protein FlgL: MRISTSTIFQTGGGRISDLQSALNRTQQQIAAGRRILTPSDDPIGSARALVITQADAVNDQFAINRKSATNTLSIAESRLGDVSSTLSNVKSLLISAGSGILTDQERTYIANELQGNLDQLFGLANSTDGTEAYLFSGFSSTVAPYTKTQGGAAYNGDQGARAIQVDTSRQIPISDVGEAIFGNIRTSPNQFNVVPNPLNAGTPTFSAAINVPTSANLTGNNYEVVFDNTGLNFTVQNTTTNTTVVPSTAYVSPATVTVDGIDISITTAPGANGAPGPGDKFVIQPGNQNIFETITDAINALKTPASTVQGKADLGWRLQQANSNVDKSLSNVLIARTNFGTSLKELEQLDAGGEGLGLVYKQELSEIQDLDYAKAITELNQNQVVLQAAQQSFIKATSLSLFNFMN; encoded by the coding sequence ATGCGAATTAGTACATCAACGATTTTTCAAACAGGCGGCGGTCGGATCAGTGACTTGCAATCCGCGTTAAACCGCACTCAGCAACAGATCGCAGCGGGACGTCGCATCCTGACCCCATCGGATGATCCAATTGGTTCAGCGAGAGCCTTGGTCATTACCCAGGCTGATGCGGTTAATGATCAGTTCGCAATCAACCGAAAGAGTGCGACCAATACGCTCAGCATTGCTGAGAGCCGCCTTGGGGATGTATCAAGTACACTCAGTAATGTGAAGTCCCTGTTAATCAGTGCGGGCAGCGGTATTCTGACAGATCAGGAACGCACTTATATTGCAAATGAATTGCAAGGAAATCTTGATCAACTGTTTGGTCTGGCAAATTCAACGGATGGAACGGAAGCTTATTTATTCTCAGGCTTTTCTTCGACCGTTGCGCCATACACTAAAACCCAAGGTGGAGCGGCTTACAATGGCGATCAGGGAGCGCGCGCGATTCAAGTCGACACCTCACGTCAAATCCCTATCAGCGATGTTGGTGAAGCGATTTTTGGAAACATCCGTACGTCCCCTAATCAGTTCAATGTAGTCCCGAATCCATTAAATGCTGGTACTCCCACTTTCTCAGCAGCGATTAATGTGCCGACCAGTGCGAACTTGACCGGAAATAACTATGAGGTGGTTTTTGATAACACGGGATTGAATTTTACCGTTCAGAACACAACAACAAATACCACTGTCGTACCTTCCACTGCATATGTGAGCCCAGCCACCGTAACAGTGGATGGGATAGATATTTCTATTACGACCGCACCGGGCGCAAATGGTGCTCCGGGCCCAGGCGATAAATTTGTTATCCAGCCCGGCAATCAGAATATTTTTGAAACCATTACGGACGCAATCAACGCGCTGAAGACACCCGCCTCGACGGTGCAAGGCAAGGCCGATTTGGGATGGCGATTGCAACAGGCAAACAGCAATGTCGATAAGTCGTTGTCGAACGTCCTGATTGCTCGTACGAATTTCGGTACAAGCTTGAAAGAGCTAGAACAATTGGATGCAGGGGGGGAGGGCTTGGGCTTAGTTTACAAGCAAGAACTTTCTGAAATTCAAGACCTCGATTATGCAAAGGCAATAACAGAACTCAACCAAAACCAAGTTGTTTTGCAAGCCGCACAGCAATCATTCATTAAGGCGACCTCATTGTCCCTGTTTAACTTTATGAATTAA
- a CDS encoding PP2C family protein-serine/threonine phosphatase yields the protein MSQYKIEAGTAQHIGDRKEQQDRVALFAAPNAPGHMMAVVADGMGGKSGGAIAAEQVIRSAKMLFDEFFPGNDINAMLEAIVQEAHTVIKLSAVSSEKEPHSTFAALVISPQKAVWAHVGDSRLYRFSGPNFAERTKDHSYVERLVDEGMITPEEAKNHKMSNVLVNVLGSKNAIPYVSFGEKRDLVAGDSFLLCSDGLWHYFSDSELSVAVGASTPRQASELMIRKARERANSHGDNISFAIVKLSPQPIEQKTYVAEKMTRVI from the coding sequence ATGAGCCAATATAAGATCGAAGCGGGCACAGCCCAACACATCGGCGACCGCAAAGAACAACAAGACCGAGTAGCGCTTTTCGCCGCTCCAAATGCACCGGGACACATGATGGCCGTGGTGGCCGATGGTATGGGTGGAAAGAGCGGCGGCGCGATTGCAGCCGAACAAGTGATTCGTTCAGCGAAAATGCTGTTTGATGAGTTTTTCCCTGGAAATGACATTAATGCAATGCTCGAAGCAATTGTTCAAGAGGCGCACACAGTCATTAAATTATCAGCAGTCTCCTCTGAAAAAGAACCACATAGTACGTTCGCGGCCTTGGTCATTTCTCCACAGAAGGCAGTTTGGGCGCATGTTGGCGATTCACGACTTTATCGCTTTTCAGGGCCAAATTTCGCGGAAAGAACCAAGGATCACTCTTACGTCGAACGTTTAGTGGACGAAGGCATGATCACTCCGGAAGAAGCCAAAAACCACAAAATGTCGAATGTATTGGTCAACGTACTCGGTTCAAAGAATGCAATTCCATATGTCAGTTTTGGGGAAAAACGAGACTTGGTGGCTGGAGACTCTTTTCTGCTCTGCTCCGATGGTTTATGGCACTACTTTAGCGATTCTGAGCTTTCGGTCGCGGTTGGTGCTAGCACACCGCGCCAGGCCTCAGAGCTAATGATTCGCAAGGCGCGTGAGCGTGCCAATTCACATGGCGACAATATCTCATTTGCGATCGTGAAACTATCTCCACAACCGATCGAGCAAAAAACCTACGTTGCCGAAAAAATGACGAGAGTTATTTAG
- a CDS encoding YdcH family protein: MDHTNQIRMRICELELEHRDLDTVIETLTKDPNHDELQLRRLKKRKLQLKDYIALLKMQLSPDIPA; this comes from the coding sequence ATGGATCATACAAATCAAATTAGAATGCGCATTTGCGAACTAGAGTTGGAACATCGCGACCTTGATACCGTAATCGAGACCTTAACAAAAGATCCAAATCATGATGAGCTGCAACTACGTCGCCTTAAAAAGCGCAAGCTTCAGTTGAAGGATTATATTGCCCTTTTAAAAATGCAACTGTCCCCCGATATCCCAGCTTAA